Proteins encoded within one genomic window of Diorhabda sublineata isolate icDioSubl1.1 chromosome 1, icDioSubl1.1, whole genome shotgun sequence:
- the LOC130443018 gene encoding FUN14 domain-containing protein 2-like isoform X2 — MPSLIGRRPISGKDDINEAVDDAGSQAKSFFQTVFGDISKTSASKQIILGASSGWITGFVTMKVGKTAALALGGGIILLQVANEKGYIRINWNKINKNLDKVVDKVEEQITGESSSWTDKVMNFARNNTPFSSGFIGGFLIGLASH, encoded by the exons ATGCCGAGTTTAATTGGAAGACGACCAATTTCTGGAAAAGATGATATAAATGAAGCGGTGGATGATGCTGGAAGTCAGgccaaatcattttttcaaacagTTTTCGGTGATATTAGTAAAACATCGGCTAGTAAACAGATTATTCTAGGAGCTTCTTCGGGATG GATAACTGGATTTGTAACTATGAAAGTAGGAAAAACTGCTGCTCTTGCTTTAGGCGGAGGTATAATACTTTTACAAGTTGCTAATGAGAAGGGATACATTAGgataaattggaataaaattaataagaatcTAGACAAAGTAGTTGATAAAGTGGAGGAACAAATTACTGGTGAAAGTTCATCTTGGACAGATAAG GTAATGAATTTTGCCAGAAATAACACTCCTTTCTCCTCTGGATTCATTGGTGGCTTTCTAATCGGTTTAGCATcacattag
- the LOC130451956 gene encoding juvenile hormone esterase-like translates to MTLINLFKLFFLIEIFVDINYTYADDTIVEIESGKIRGHILKSENGNDYYAFQEIPYAAKPIGENRFQLPKPPEPWSGILDTTNNTKICYQYTKKYANLEISEDCLYINVYTPQKPSDAKVLPVLLWIHGGGFVNESSTFEYYGPKYIMDHRVVVVTFNYRLGPFGFVGTDDGVIPANIGLKDQLFAIQWVNRNIKAFSGNPYQVTLVGESAGSISVGYHLLGPWVDDKQIFHAAIMQSGSPVGIELKTQNTTNEAYRLAQVLDPTFNSSDSRDILKFLQNATAEDILHSGVTGAAVIEKDGPFSHEGFPSFLNQNYKKVPVIIGFNSEEMAFLVYSKNETQYEKFDADPSLLVDKLINMSPENRTIAGTLLKQLYTQNTSFEENYGGYIRYISDNSFTTATCKQVELASSEAPYYLYQFSYKGEIGGMTSILPLLPPNTGNVGHAEDLHYMWDDGSNSDLSQFPEEDGVILHRYVQLWTNFVKYFVPTPEPVGNITWLPSEPSTLRYLNINSTFEMLDHPRQYQQVKEILETYMEPPYTVFK, encoded by the exons ATgactttaataaatttatttaaattattttttttaatagaaatattcgtTGATATCAATTATACGTATGCTGACGATACTATAGTTGAAATAGAATCAGGAAAAATCAGAGgacatattttaaaaagtgaaaACGGCAATGATTATTACGCTTTTCAAGAAATTCCTTACGCAGCTAAGCCAATAGGAGAAAACAGATTCCAA CTTCCTAAACCTCCAGAGCCGTGGTCAGGTATTTTGGATACGACGAACAACACAAAAATCTGTTaccaatatacaaaaaaatacgcAAATTTGGAAATTAGCGAAGATTGTTTGTATATTAATGTATATACACCccaa aaaCCAAGTGATGCTAAAGTTCTACCAGTACTGCTTTGGATCCATGGTGGGGGATTTGTAAATGAATCCAGTACATTTGAATACTATGGACCAAAATACATTATGGACCATCGTGTGGTGGTTGTTACTTTTAATTATCGCTTAGGACCTTTTG GATTCGTTGGTACTGATGACGGTGTTATTCCGGCTAATATAGGTCTAAAAGATCAGTTGTTTGCTATACAATGGGTTAACAGAAATATTAAGGCCTTCAGTGGTAACCCCTATCAAGTTACCTTAGTTGGAGAAAGTGCTGGATCGATCTCAGTTGGGTATCACCTTTTAGGACCTTGGGTTGACGACAAAC aaatatttcacgCCGCCATAATGCAAAGTGGAAGTCCAGTTGGTATTGAATTGAAAACACAAAACACTACTAATGAAGCCTACAGGCTTGCACAAGTTCTAGATCCCACGTTTAACTCCAGCGATTCGCGCgacattttgaaatttctccAAAACGCCACCGCTGAAGATATTTTACAT TCGGGAGTAACTGGTGCTGCGGTTATAGAAAAAGACGGACCATTTTCACACGAAGGTTTCCCTTCGTTCttaaaccaaaattataaaaaagttccTGTTATAATAGGATTCAATTCGGAGGAAATGGCGTTTTTAG TTTATAGTAAAAATGAAACCCAGTATGAGAAATTCGACGCAGATCCTAGTTTATTGGTTGATAAATTGATAAACATGTCTCCCGAAAACCGAACAATTGCTGGTACTTTATTAAAACAACTATACACACAGAATACgagttttgaagaaaattatggGGGATATATCAGG TATATCAGTGACAATTCGTTCACTACAGCTACGTGTAAACAAGTTGAGTTAGCTTCCTCCGAGGCTCcctattatttatatcaattttcttataaagGTGAAATAGGAGGGATGACGTCAATACTGCCTTTATTACCACcaa ACACTGGTAATGTAGGCCACGCTGAAGATTTACATTATATGTGGGACGATGGTTCGAATAGCGACCTTAGTCAATTTCCTGAAGAAGATGGCGTAATACTACACCGTTACGTTCAATTATGGACAAATTTCGTTAAATACTT CGTCCCAACCCCCGAACCCGTTGGTAATATCACTTGGTTACCTTCCGAACCATCGACACTTAGATATCTGAATATAAATTCGACTTTCGAGATGTTGGACCACCCAAGGCAGTACCAGCAAGttaaagaaatattagaaacaTACATGGAACCACCTTACACggtttttaaataa
- the LOC130443018 gene encoding FUN14 domain-containing protein 2-like isoform X1: MPSLIGRRPISGKDDINEAVDDAGSQAKSFFQTVFGDISKTSASKQIILGASSGWITGFVTMKVGKTAALALGGGIILLQVANEKGYIRINWNKINKNLDKVVDKVEEQITGESSSWTDKAERFLDRKLDQAEDVIRKGKNKANKWYSGSNYQVKEMHIFLVSFIAGVAIGIGTS; encoded by the exons ATGCCGAGTTTAATTGGAAGACGACCAATTTCTGGAAAAGATGATATAAATGAAGCGGTGGATGATGCTGGAAGTCAGgccaaatcattttttcaaacagTTTTCGGTGATATTAGTAAAACATCGGCTAGTAAACAGATTATTCTAGGAGCTTCTTCGGGATG GATAACTGGATTTGTAACTATGAAAGTAGGAAAAACTGCTGCTCTTGCTTTAGGCGGAGGTATAATACTTTTACAAGTTGCTAATGAGAAGGGATACATTAGgataaattggaataaaattaataagaatcTAGACAAAGTAGTTGATAAAGTGGAGGAACAAATTACTGGTGAAAGTTCATCTTGGACAGATAAG GCTGAAAGATTTCTTGATAGGAAACTAGATCAAGCAGAAGACGTTATTAGGAAAGGTAAAAATAAAGCAAACAAATGGTATTCAGGTAGTAATTATCAAGTGAAAGAGATGCACATATTCCTAGTCTCCTTCATAGCTGGAGTTGCTATAGGAATAGGCACTTCTTAA